The genomic region AGAGTTGTCCCTTTAATATATAATGCATaatccaaaaatatttgtgtcatgcaATGCACCATTGGGTCTTAAATTTTTTTATTCAATATACATGTTCAAATATTTAGTTGAAAATAAACCATACTAGCACAAAAGAGTTTCCATTGGAAATGTAGAACACAGGTAGAAAACAAACATGTATCTTAATGCATTTTTTAGCTTAAATTACAATACCAAATAATGAGAATATAGACAAATTTTTCTTTCTTGATCCTTTATCACCAACCTATGCTCAAGAacataaaatcaacaaaaaaatggttTCTTTCAGAACCTAAAGTGGTAAGATTTCAAGAGTTCATATTTCTCTAAGATGTTCTATCAAAGCACTTCGCTATGTACTGATAACTCAAACTCTATGTCAAGTGAAAATGTAACATTGGTAATTCAACAAGAGAAATATAGTATAACATGTGACTTTGTGTAGTTCAAGAATATGattatcaaataaaaaattatcaatGTATCAAACTCAAACTAGAAGATAATTtttagagtaaaggtattagtttacttaattaattaaatcatattgatttaataattaagccaccttttctctatttcacttaagctaaatttaggaagctaaacttaggaatattaataattaatttattattaattattaattgcttttaggtttttccctttttaggtttgatctccttttataaggattgatccattttgtaattattaatcaaattatcattattgcatttgtttgctctaggttttcaaagcaatctttgtgttttgtgaatcttccattattGTGATAGGTTATTCGCATAGAGGGATTCACTATGTTCTatgaggttgtattctacaactttaacatagtatcagagcttcagatctcaGGCTTTCCTGTTCTTCAAATTGGGAGATTCTACCTATAGCAGGTCTTCTatgcaatttgggttgatttggacctcacctTTGAATCCAGCACGTgtcaaatagtcaagattgaccttttgtttgtcaattttttattcatgGAGCTAGATCTATGAGGATTTAAAAAATCACTTTTTTCAGTGATCTAGGGGGGGCACCTACTTTTTGGAGCAATTTGGCCAAAAAAAAACATCATGGTTGGCTTCAGGAGGCCGATTCCACgagttttgttcccacaaggttttctcctttttctccattttacaaagatttcattgtacttgggtacctcatcaggccttattGTTGGGACCcattttgtttttcatgcatctagtccttagttttttttagcttctccctagcTTCATCTTAAAGGGAGGggaggggtgttagagtaaaggtattagtttacttactTAATTAAATCGTATTGATTTAATAATAAAGTCatattttctctatttcacttaagctaaacataggaatattaataattaatttattattaattattaattattttttagggttttccctttttaggattGATCTTTGTTTATAATGATTGATCTCTTTTGTAATTATTAATCTTtttatcattattgcattcttttgctataggttttcaaagcaatctttatcttttgtgaatcttccattgttatGACAGGTAATTTGCATAATGGGATTCACTGGGTTatgtgaggttgtattctacaactttaACAATAATTATAGAATTGTGCATTAAAAATCAAAACCTATCAACTATGTATGGAAATTTTTATTAAAGACACCATATCATATGTTTTTATTTGACAATTCAACTTAAAGACCAACTTTACCATACCCATTATATATTAAAATACAATGATTAATACTAATATGTAAAATTACAGAACTTATACAAATAATAAAACCCCACTAAAGACCCCTTTACTTAGTACATATCCTCTCTTTAAAACTCTCACAATAATACAAGTACGCATTATTCCATAATGAATACTCACAATAATGGGTATGGTAAAGTCTTAATCAAAAACTTTACCATACCCATTATATATTAAAATACGATAATTATTACTAATATGTAAAATTACAGTTAGTATACGAACAATACAACCCCACTAGAGACCCCTTTACTTAGTACATATCCTCTCTTTAAAACTCTCACAATAATACAAGTTTGCATTATTCCATAATCAATACTCACAATAATGGGTATGGTAAAGTTTTAATCAAAAACTTTACCATACCCATTATATTAAAATACAATGATTAATACTAATGTTTAAAATTATAGTTAGTATACAAACAATACAACCCCACTAGAGACCCCTTTACTTAGTACATATCCTCTCTTTAAAATTCTCACAATAATACCAATACTCTCAATAAAAACATAGATATAGAAACTTTTATACCTTTCTTCTATAGCCATAATTTAATATAGAAATATaattatacattcaatagaggttGAACTGAACTATAACCAATGTAGATTTTCATATGAGCGATCTTATGAAAGGGGGAGCTTCTTTTTCCATGGCTTGTGCAAATTGTAATTGAAACTTTTGCATGGCGTGAGAGGGTAAACAAACATGAATCAATTTTCCTTCAGCTCCATGGCTGTTTTGATAAGGAACAAGACAGGTAATAATGCCTGGTATAGCTCTCACCCCACCCATGGCAGTTCCACCATAGACTGCTTTCCCCCACCCAAAATCCACATCTCTAAGTCGAATCTTGGTAAGATTAGAAATTAACCAACTCTCCACTGCAGTGAAATGAGGATGTCCTTTGACCTCCATCATGTCAATCGTTGATCGTACGTATTCACTGTTAATAGATGTTCTAGCTCTGATAATTAACTCTACAGCATATGACAAGGGACTGCTCACTAACATTCCAGCTGTGGTCTTGACACAAGCCAAGATGAATGCATTGCCATATTAGCCACGTGGAAGTGAGGGTTCAACTATGGTTGGGATGTCTGTTGGGAACATGAACCGTACCTCTTGCTCTGCCGCCATGTTGAGGGCCCTAGTTCTCAAACGCCACATAAACCCCGATAATGCTTCAAATGTTGAGGGTTTGATGCCAGCTTCTCTTTTTAGGGACTCAATTTCCTTTGGCCCGAAGAAGTAGGAAGCATGGCTCAATTCATCCACTGACACGATTTTCCCTGGGACTTGTTCATATTCGTAGAGAGGTAATCTTATTTCAGGGCTGTGAGCGAGGCTTGAGGGTTTCGCTTTTCCATATTGGAGGAATAGACAAGCCACTTGCTCCCATGGCTATTTCTCCCAGAGCTGTCAAGAACTGGTCTACTCCTATCCCATCTGCCATTATGTGGTTCAATAATATTTCAATCGAGTTACCTACAAATTCACCACATGTACACAAAACCATGAGGAGATTGTATCTCATATGAActatttgaaaaaaataatactaTTGAAGATTCAATAATAGATAATTTAAACACAAATCCAATTAAAAATAAGAGATGCATTTACCTCCAGTTTCATTCATTAAAAAATTATGTAGTGATTGTTAGAAAAATAGGTCAATAGGAAAAgaagaattttttaaaataattaaaatatgttCAAATATTAGAACTATATAATTGCTCATCACCATTTTTTTCTGTCATATTATTGATCAACAAAAAATTAATCACACCAAATAGATGCATAAGTAATCCTACCAATATTAACAAACTAATGGTATTCAACCATTTAATATTGTTTACATTTGATTCAATAAACTAAATGTATTAAGAACAATTAAAAAATCATGAAACTTAAATTGTTCTAATATCACTTCAATCATATTCACATTTAATAGAATATATAGCAATATCTTTGAAATTAGTTGGCATTATATGTGCTTTTAGTAGAGTACGGAATAAGAATAAAATGTATTACACATACGATGCATTGAATGTGATTAGATTTGTTCACATTTCTCAACATTCTTAAAACAAATGTGTGAATTTGATTGGTCTATCTACCCATATACTTGCTTGCATTGAATAAGATGAGATTTTTCTAGATTCGTGTCTCTTTCATCCAAGAAGACAAGGTTTATGCATATCTTCTTAGATTTTTTTTATTGAGCAtaacttttttttaattattttatgctATTGGTCAACTAAAATAGTAAACTTCTTTATTATGAATTCGACAATGATTTTTAAGAAGATAAGTCAATAGAATAATTAAAATGTAaattttttaaatcattaaaatatgtACAAATATTGGAACTATAGAATTGCACATGACCTTTTTTAATTCTCTCATGCTATTGCACGACTAATATATTTCTTATCATGCTACTGGGGTTAAAATTCTATTATGGGGTTGAAGTTAGTAATCGAGAGGCCTAGTGAGCAAGGAGTGGACCATAATGATAATTGAAACATGGATGATAACTCGTGCTCTTTCCCtaattatatatacaaaaaatattatatattttgaaaaatatatcTAATTTTTAAGATACAATTATTTCATAATTTCTAAATTTAAGTAATTAAAACTCATTCTATTTACATCATATTCAAAAACCTTctacaaaaaaattaaattcacaTAACTTGTCAAAAATTCCACAATTAAATCTTTATATATCATCACATAATATAACACTAATTTAGATTTCTAAATTATCATATTTAAAAAAGTCACTTTACCTGTATCTTTTAGTAACTCAGAATTTAAAATCTATAACTATAATCCCTGTCTCCCAATTGTTGAAGAGCTCAACAGGCTCCCTACAACAAATTACGAAACAATTCTACTTTCAATAATTTGAAGCACGGTGACCATATTATAAATGATGTATATGTAATTCTCACTGTTTGACTGAtcttaaaacaaaaataaataaaacttaaaTCAATAGAGATATTTTAATAATCACACGTATTAAAAGATCTACTCCGATCTGTGCAATAGCAGAGACGAGAAAAAGGAAAACAAGGTTTACAAACCTGAATGAGAAGAAGTGGAGAGTTTATGACAGTTTGTGGGGTGAGAATGTCGTGAAGCAGTTCATTCCAGCAGGGAAAGGGCGGGTGAAGATCTCAAAACTCAGCGAGAGTAACATCTGCATCTGCTTCAACAAACAGAACTCCTTCTCCTGTATACTCCACCTTAAGCTTACCAGCGGCAGCCTTTCTCAACCTTCCAGCAAGAGGATAGTAATGCACCAGAACCTTTGCCAGTGCTTCTCTGATAACTTTAGCAGGATCTTGGTCCTCTTTCAGAAAGCTATGGGGATAAAAATGAGCCAAAGGAATGTGAAATCTCGCCCCCGCTTGATCATCAAGGTTGGAAAGATAGAGGTGGTCCTTAGGAGTGGGCAAACAAGGAGGCACTAGGACTGCTTACTGCCTTGTAACTTTAAACTTGAGACCAGCCATCCAAGCCTTAAAACAGAATACTAAAGCACAGAGGGATATACAAACTCGATCAAAATACAGAAAGAAAACTACCTGTATTGTCAGACTTCTTAATTTTACACTACCAAGTCGTAGATGGATTCAAAAGTGTAGATTTTTCCCAGGGTTAATGCACTTATGTAGAAAATTTGGTCGTTTGTATTATCGGTTATTTTCTTTACTCCAGTATTTTCGGACAAAACTCATTCATTGAGTCCCAGTAATACTTGTTAAAAGATTGGTGATgtgttgattttgattttgatagttTCATTTATATTATGGTCAGAGAGTTGATGAGTTTGATAATTATATTGAAGTTGAATTtgttttctaaaatatatatttattaaatattaatagtcTTGTAATTTCATAGATTAATTAATTGATGTATGAATAGATGGAAGTaaatagtaatttttttaaaatagacaAATATTGATGGTATAATTACTTGCTCATATGATTAAACATATAACTGATAATAATCAATGTTGAAATTATCTTTGAATAACAATAATGCAAATTTGTTAATGGGTTTCTCGTCTAatggtgaagttgaaaggttcttaacGAGTCTAGGAGACTCAGTATTTGTTAAGATATTAGTGAGCATATCAATTCTATATAAAGAACCGTCATGGGTAGGGTAGGTGATGTGTTGATTTCAATTTTTATAGTCACATTTATAGTATGGTCAGAGAGTCGATGGGTTTGAAATTGAATttcttttctaaaatatatatttattaaatattaaatatttcatctagtattatatatatatatatatatatatatagtgtgtgtgtgtgtgtgtgtgtgtgtgtgtgtgtgtgtgtgtgccactATTTTTGACATAAGAAGTGTTGCACAAATGTCTTAGCATTGTGCACTTAATTATCATTTTTTTTCGTTtctttaaatttaataattaaaagatTGAAAAATGAATAGTAACTAATGTTTTTCCCTAATTCTATTTGTTTGTATAAATTCTCATATATTTTCTATTGCTTTTGTCAATGATATGGAGGAGAATAGAGTCACTTATAGGGAAAAAGACAGATATACATTTGAAGTTGCGTttagtttttaaaataaatatttattaaatattaatggtCAAGCGATTTCCTAATAGATTGGTTTTATAGATTGATTAATTGATTTATGAATAGATGGAAGTATATGTTAATTGGTTGAAGATACACAAATATTGATTAGAAATATAATTGACAATGATCAATGTTGAAGCTAAGATATAATGCAACTTGAATGTATCACGATCTAAAGGTAATTTTTTTCTGGCTAAGAATCATTAATATTTGAtctattatttaaaatatatatttttttataaaattaaatatattaattctttaaaaataaaaatatataattattaatgataTTTAAAAATTAAGTTGTAatgaaaaaattatatattatatattttaaaaatgtagAAATAAAATACAAATCTAATCAATAAAAGAAGTTTTAAATGGTATGCAGCTATGATTTatgattaaatttatatattttgtgTTCCctagaattttttgtatttttttaatattttatacttGATATTTTTTAGTATAGGAAAATTGAATTCTATAAATTACTTTATTTAGTAAAAAATATGACCCTTGACacttaatatttttatataaatggCTACATAAGACCCTTCTTGAATGGATTACACAATTATGcatatatttaattcattcatttatgccATTAAAGTTATTTTGTGTAATTAAGTGTACCTTAATTTGATCATCAAATTGAATGAATTGTAAAGAGTGCACTAAAGAACATATCATGGTGAAAAATACATGAGACACTATATGGTACAAGGTTGAGATAATgattcatttattttattaaatatatactCACAATTGAAAAAGATCAACTTCATAAAATATGAAAATGCTTTAGAAATCTTAATTCTTCTCAATGTCTTACAATGTTATTAAATGTGTTAAATCAACCAATGATTGTCTAATTTTTCCACTACTTgcatgtttttcatcatttataaaatagAATTAACATTATTTGTAGAAATATCTTTTCTCTGAAATAAAGTTACTTAGCTtagttataaatttaattttaataggAACAAAACTAATGCAagcatataataaataaaatagaaattaagaatgGTAAACCATATAGTGCGACATGGTCTCCACATTAATTCCACTATTCAAAATATCACTACTTATATAAGACTAATGATTTCAATATTTAACTAAAATTTCAACTACATCTTTCTATCATAGACAAACATGGCTCTATGAAATGACTCCAAAGAATTTGACCCAAAGGTAATAAATAGATTCTCCACTCTTAAACTTATAATAAACTTATAAGAAATTGGTGAATGGAAAATGACTATTTGTATATATATGGAAAGGTACAATAGAATAACAGTAAAAAAATTTGGAACAAAATAATCTAGAAATGTGAAGTAGTATTGAGAAAACGAAAATGAATTAGTTATTTTTGAAAAATAGGAGAgctaaattttttaatttcatagCAAAATAAAGAGCAGATTTTTCTTCAACAGCTTAAGCTTCTCAATGTACCTTCATGTCCTTTTTATAAAATTCTACACCTCTTTAATATAAATGAAGGATTTTCATGGAATTTTGAAATATACTTCtaatctacatataataattagtttaaaataaatcatatcataaatcacaaaaaacttggcattaaaaacataaaatatagGTGGAAAAGAAATAGACACCTTAaggcatttatctattaaattagAACCCAAAATAAAGAgagtataaaaaaaaaaatctttcaactGATTCTTTGTCACCAACCTATTTTTGAGAatattaaatcaaataaaaaatgatttcataGCCTACAATAAAGAAAATTTACGAAATCATAATTATTAAGAGAATTCTATTATACACTTCCCTATGGACCAACGCCCCAAACtctacatgaaaataaatttagaGATAATATTATTGGCATCTTTGTATAATGCAAGCATAGTTCTATCAAATGCAAATTTATCCATCTATAAAATTCTTATTAAAAGGCAATTCAATTACATGCCAAAAACCCAAGTGTACCAACTATCCAAGAAAAGTTTTATTAATATCACGTTCTTTATTTTTGATAATTAACCATTTAGTATGAAATTATACCAATACTAAATATATATAATTACAACCACTATACAAATAATAAAAACCCACTAACCCCCACTATTGACTCCTCttctaataaatataatatatttaagcCTCACTCGATAACACAAGTACATATTATTCCATGATGAATACTCTCAATGAAAACATAGATATAGAAACTTATATACAATTTATTATAGATAATTTTATATAGAAATATTGTACTATGAATAAAAAAAGTTGAACTAAATTGTACTAGCTATAGATTTTTATATGGATGATCGTATAAAAGGGAGAGCTTCCTTCTGCATGGCTTGTGCCAATTCTAGCTGAAACTTTTGCATGGCATGAGAGGGCAAAGAAATAGGAACCAATTTTCCTTCAACTCCATGGTTGTTTTGATGAGGAATAAAAAAGGTAAGAATGCCTGGTATAGCTCCCACCCCACCTATGGCAGTTCCACCATAGATTGCTTTCCCCCACCCAAAAGCCACATCTCTAAACCGAATCTTTGTAAGATCAGAAACTATCAAACTTCCCAGTGCAGTGGGTTGTGGATGTCCTTTGATCTCCATAAAGTCTATTGTGGATCGTATATATTCATTGTTAACAGATCTTCTAGCTTTGATAATTAACTCTATTGCATAAGATAAGGGATTGTTCGATAACATTCCGGCTGTGGTCTTGGCACAAGACAAGATGAATGCATTGCCATAATAGACATGTGGAAGTGGAGGTTCAATTGTGGAGCGGATGTTTGTTAGGAACATTAATCGCACCTCTTTCTCTGCCGCAATATTGAGGGCTCTGGTTCTTAGGCGCCATAGGAACCCTGATAATGCTTCAAAACTTGAGGCTTTCATGCACGCTTCTCTTTTCAAGGATTCGATTTCCTTTGGCCCGAAGAAGTAAGATGAGTGGACCAAGTCATCTACTGACATAACTTCTCCCACGACTTGTTCATATGCATAGAGAGGTAAACTTATTGAGGGTTTTGAGCGAGGCTTGAGGGTTTCCCTTTTCCATACTGGAGAAATTGACAAGCCACTTGCTCCCATCGCTATTTCTCCCAGATCTGTCAAGAATTGGGATAGTCCTATCCCATCTGCCATTATGTGGTTAAGTAGTACAGCAAATATAAATCCCTTACATTTCAAACGAGTAACCTACAAATTCACCATGTACACATAAAACTATGAGGAACTTGTATCCCATATCagtgatattaattttttttatcaatgattCGATAATAGAAAACTTAAGCACAAATCCAGCTAAAAATAAGAGAGGCATTTGCATCAAATTCTTTTCTCAACCTTCCAGCAAGAGGATAGTAATCCACCAGAACCTCTGCCAGTGCTTTTTTGATAACTTTCGCAGGATCTTGGTCCTCTTTCAGAAAGCTATGCTTATAAAAAAGAGCCACAGGAATGTGAAATCTTGCTCCCGCTTGATCATCAAGGTTGGAAAGATAGAGGTGGTCGTTAGGAGTGGGCAAAGAAGGAGCCACTAGGACTGCTTCCTGCCTTGTCACTTTAAACTTGAGACCAGCTATCCAATCCCCAAAACAGAATACTA from Cryptomeria japonica chromosome 3, Sugi_1.0, whole genome shotgun sequence harbors:
- the LOC131035983 gene encoding benzyl alcohol O-benzoyltransferase-like translates to MTLADLNAKAENTGGLEAPNNTGNENFYIIFCFGDWIAGLKFKVTRQEAVLVAPSLPTPNDHLYLSNLDDQAGARFHIPVALFYKHSFLKEDQDPAKVIKKALAEVLVDYYPLAGRLRKEFDANASLIFSWICVTRLKCKGFIFAVLLNHIMADGIGLSQFLTDLGEIAMGASGLSISPVWKRETLKPRSKPSISLPLYAYEQVVGEVMSVDDLVHSSYFFGPKEIESLKREACMKASSFEALSGFLWRLRTRALNIAAEKEVRLMFLTNIRSTIEPPLPHVYYGNAFILSCAKTTAGMLSNNPLSYAIELIIKARRSVNNEYIRSTIDFMEIKGHPQPTALGSLIVSDLTKIRFRDVAFGWGKAIYGGTAIGGVGAIPGILTFFIPHQNNHGVEGKLVPISLPSHAMQKFQLELAQAMQKEALPFIRSSI